A section of the Agarivorans litoreus genome encodes:
- a CDS encoding VC2662 family protein, which produces MKKFISAIALSAVISAPAFAESPVMFSTINGYNAPDSNTVGGVRLSVLHGQVDEVKGVDFSVLGMSETKRTTGINFGLLFGGAKVTEEMKGVSLGLFNWNTGSTTGVNLAAVNVTNDVNGLNWSAVNFSEGYTKADLGFASISEKSNFQLGVFNMTKEIDGVQIGLINCADNGFFKCFPIFNFAK; this is translated from the coding sequence TTGAAAAAATTCATTTCAGCTATAGCACTTAGCGCCGTAATTTCTGCTCCTGCCTTTGCCGAATCGCCAGTAATGTTCTCAACGATCAACGGCTATAACGCACCAGATTCAAACACCGTTGGCGGCGTACGTTTATCAGTACTTCATGGTCAAGTAGACGAAGTAAAAGGTGTAGACTTCTCGGTATTAGGTATGTCTGAGACCAAGCGCACCACAGGTATTAACTTTGGACTACTTTTTGGTGGCGCTAAAGTAACCGAAGAAATGAAAGGGGTGTCTTTAGGCCTATTTAACTGGAATACTGGCTCAACTACCGGTGTTAACCTAGCTGCAGTAAACGTTACTAACGACGTAAATGGCCTAAACTGGAGCGCAGTAAACTTTTCAGAGGGCTATACCAAAGCAGACCTAGGCTTCGCTAGCATCTCAGAAAAATCTAACTTCCAGTTGGGTGTATTTAACATGACTAAAGAAATCGACGGCGTACAAATTGGCCTAATCAATTGTGCCGACAATGGCTTCTTTAAATGCTTCCCAATTTTTAACTTTGCTAAATAA
- a CDS encoding ABC transporter ATP-binding protein/permease: MQTQTNNHAHNATPNSAQPQKKAKNLRILFELIAFIRPYKVKVAGALLALIFTASLTLSVGYGVRILIDEGFAQQSQQELGNAIQFILMVTLLIAIGTFFRFYLVSSVGERVSADIRLAVFNHVITLHPSYFETNGSGDIMSRITTDTTLLQSIIGSSFSMAMRSVLMCAGAIIMLFATNIKLTLIVLASVPFILVPILIYGRRVRALSRQSQDSMADVGSYAGEAIEQIKTVQSYSNEAQESALFSKEVEKAFEVGRQRVKQRAILISGVIVIVFSAIAGMLWVGGSDVINGVMSAGDLAAFVFYAIMVASSLATISEVLGELQRAAGATERLIEILQVKSHITAPSQDLASANGLSAEVAFKDVTFHYPSKPDIAATEQLTLKADKGKVLALVGPSGAGKTTLFELLQRFYDPQIGEVSLGGVNIRQLEPAALRQHMALVPQHPALFSSDVFHNIRYGNPDASNEQVIEAAKKAHAHEFISQLPQGYNSFLGERGVRLSGGQRQRIAIARAILKNPSILLLDEATSALDSESEHHVQQALQELMNKRTTLIIAHRLSTIQHADKIAVMDLGRLIDVGDHQSLLQSCPLYQRLVELQFKYHR, from the coding sequence ATGCAAACGCAAACTAACAACCATGCGCACAACGCCACCCCAAACTCTGCGCAGCCACAGAAAAAAGCTAAAAACCTGCGCATTTTGTTTGAGTTAATTGCTTTTATTCGCCCCTATAAAGTTAAGGTGGCTGGGGCTTTACTTGCGCTAATCTTCACCGCCTCTCTCACCCTCTCGGTGGGTTACGGGGTGCGCATTTTAATTGATGAAGGCTTCGCCCAGCAGTCGCAACAAGAGCTGGGTAATGCCATTCAATTTATACTTATGGTCACCCTGCTCATTGCTATTGGCACCTTTTTTCGTTTTTACTTAGTGTCTTCGGTGGGAGAGCGAGTTAGCGCCGACATAAGGCTAGCCGTGTTTAATCACGTAATTACCTTGCACCCAAGCTACTTTGAAACCAACGGCAGTGGCGACATTATGTCGCGTATCACCACCGACACCACCTTATTGCAAAGCATTATTGGCTCGTCATTTTCTATGGCTATGCGCAGTGTCTTAATGTGTGCGGGCGCAATAATCATGCTATTTGCCACCAATATAAAGCTCACCCTTATTGTATTAGCCTCGGTGCCCTTTATCTTGGTTCCTATCCTGATTTACGGCCGACGTGTTAGAGCTCTCTCGCGCCAAAGCCAAGACTCAATGGCCGATGTAGGCAGCTACGCAGGCGAAGCCATTGAGCAAATAAAAACCGTGCAGAGTTACAGTAACGAAGCCCAAGAAAGTGCGCTGTTTTCAAAAGAAGTAGAAAAGGCCTTTGAAGTAGGCAGACAGCGAGTTAAACAACGTGCCATCTTAATCTCTGGCGTTATCGTGATTGTATTTAGTGCCATTGCCGGCATGTTGTGGGTAGGCGGAAGCGATGTAATAAACGGCGTGATGTCGGCCGGAGATTTAGCCGCCTTTGTGTTTTATGCCATTATGGTTGCCTCTTCCTTGGCGACCATTTCAGAAGTATTAGGCGAATTACAACGCGCCGCAGGTGCCACCGAACGCTTGATTGAAATTCTACAAGTAAAAAGCCACATTACCGCACCTAGCCAAGACCTTGCCTCAGCTAACGGGTTAAGCGCCGAAGTGGCCTTTAAAGATGTCACATTTCACTACCCTTCTAAGCCCGATATTGCAGCAACAGAGCAACTTACATTAAAGGCAGATAAAGGCAAAGTACTGGCACTAGTTGGGCCATCGGGCGCTGGTAAAACCACCCTGTTCGAATTGCTGCAACGCTTTTACGACCCGCAAATAGGCGAGGTAAGTTTAGGCGGCGTAAACATTCGCCAACTAGAACCTGCAGCGCTGCGCCAACACATGGCTCTAGTGCCACAACACCCAGCCCTGTTTAGCAGCGACGTATTCCACAACATTCGTTATGGCAATCCCGATGCCAGCAACGAACAAGTAATAGAGGCAGCTAAAAAAGCCCACGCCCATGAATTTATTAGCCAATTACCACAAGGCTATAACAGCTTTTTGGGTGAGCGAGGCGTGCGATTATCTGGCGGCCAACGCCAGCGCATTGCTATCGCTAGAGCCATATTAAAGAACCCGAGTATATTGCTACTAGACGAAGCCACCAGCGCCCTAGACAGCGAGAGCGAACACCACGTTCAACAAGCCCTGCAAGAGTTAATGAATAAGCGAACTACCTTAATTATTGCTCATCGCCTCTCAACCATTCAGCACGCCGACAAAATCGCAGTAATGGATCTAGGCCGCTTAATTGATGTTGGCGATCACCAATCTCTGCTGCAAAGCTGCCCGCTATATCAACGCTTAGTAGAGTTGCAGTTTAAGTATCATCGGTAG